The following proteins are co-located in the Fusobacterium sp. IOR10 genome:
- the carB gene encoding carbamoyl-phosphate synthase large subunit gives MIDKNIKKTLVIGSGPIIIGQAAEFDYSGTQACETLKKEGIEVVLINSNPATIMTDKAVADRIYIEPITLEFVEKVIAKERPDSILAGMGGQTALNMAVELKENGILDKYNVQVMGTSIDSIKRGEDRELFREAMEKINEPIIESKIVETLKEGFEVARTIGYPVVVRPAYTLGGTGGGFAHNPTELENILSKGLSLSRVGQVLIEKSILGWKEIEYEVIRDKNGNSITVCNMENIDPVGIHTGDSIVVAPSQTLSDREYQMLRTSALKIVNEIGVIGGCNVQFALNPKSFEYAIIEINPRVSRSSALASKATGYPIARVATRLSLGYTLDEVKNEVTEKTFACFEPTLDYIVVKIPKWPFDKFKKANKKLGTQMMATGEIMAIGNNFEAALLKGIRSLEIGRFNFNHPSVNKMSMDELKDAVIKPDDIRIFIVAEMLRRGYIKEKLQKITGIDKFFMEKLEWIVKQEEILKKTKYKDFKPEYLRKLKRKGFSDKGIAEFINVSEKDIERKRKENNIYPVYKMVDTCAGEFSADSSYYYSTYDEFDEVTVSNKKKIIVIGSGPIRIGQGIEFDYCTVHAVKTLKKLGIESIIINNNPETVSTDFSTADKLYFEPLVIEDVMNIIEKEKPEGVILQFGGQTAIKLAKELASRNIKILGTSAEKIDEAEDREKFEEMMEELDIKRPKGRAVWNIENGIKIANEINYPVLVRPSYVLGGQGMEICHDEYNLVKYLESSFDRDPENPVLIDKYLNGIELEVDAICDGENIIIPGIMEHLERAGVHSGDSITVYPQQNLYEGTEEEVLRISKEISKALEIKGMMNIQFIAYENELYVIEVNPRSSRTVPYISKISGMPVIEIATKIILGQTLEEIGYKPGIYKKPNLVAVKVPVFSTEKLGDVEISLGPEMRSTGEVLGVGHTIDEAIYKGLIAGKRANKVSGKRILLTIRDKDKDEFLPIAKKLIELKCELLATTGTAKYLNSHNIKTSQINRIGESTPNILTAIQHGNIDLIINTPTKANDAQRDGFKMRRIAIEYGVEVLTCFDTLNAIIKTEKRHFQDKDLEVFDISKI, from the coding sequence ATGATAGATAAAAATATAAAGAAAACATTAGTTATAGGTTCTGGACCAATAATAATAGGACAAGCTGCTGAATTTGACTATTCAGGTACACAAGCATGTGAAACTTTAAAAAAAGAAGGTATTGAAGTTGTTTTAATTAACTCAAACCCTGCAACAATAATGACTGATAAAGCTGTTGCTGACAGAATTTATATAGAACCAATTACATTGGAATTTGTTGAAAAAGTAATAGCTAAAGAAAGACCAGATTCAATTTTAGCTGGAATGGGAGGTCAAACAGCTTTAAATATGGCTGTTGAACTTAAAGAAAATGGGATTTTAGACAAATATAATGTTCAAGTTATGGGAACTTCCATTGACTCAATTAAAAGGGGAGAAGATAGGGAACTTTTTAGAGAAGCTATGGAAAAAATAAACGAACCTATTATTGAAAGTAAAATTGTGGAAACTTTAAAAGAAGGTTTTGAGGTTGCTAGAACAATTGGTTATCCTGTTGTTGTAAGACCAGCATATACATTAGGTGGAACTGGTGGAGGATTTGCCCATAATCCAACTGAATTAGAAAATATACTTTCTAAAGGTCTTAGCCTTTCTAGAGTTGGACAAGTGTTAATTGAAAAATCAATTCTAGGATGGAAAGAAATTGAATATGAAGTTATTAGAGATAAAAATGGAAATTCTATTACAGTATGTAACATGGAAAATATTGACCCTGTAGGTATCCATACTGGAGATTCCATTGTTGTTGCTCCATCACAAACTTTATCAGATAGAGAATATCAAATGCTTAGAACCTCTGCATTAAAAATAGTAAATGAAATAGGGGTTATTGGAGGATGCAATGTACAATTTGCTTTAAATCCAAAATCTTTTGAATATGCTATTATAGAAATAAACCCTAGGGTTTCTAGATCTTCTGCTCTTGCTTCTAAAGCTACAGGATATCCAATTGCAAGGGTTGCCACTAGACTTTCTTTAGGTTATACATTAGATGAAGTTAAAAATGAAGTAACTGAAAAAACCTTTGCTTGTTTTGAACCAACTTTAGATTACATAGTAGTTAAAATTCCTAAGTGGCCATTTGATAAATTTAAAAAGGCTAATAAAAAGTTAGGAACACAAATGATGGCTACAGGTGAAATCATGGCCATTGGAAATAATTTTGAAGCTGCTTTACTTAAGGGGATCCGTTCTCTAGAAATAGGAAGATTTAACTTTAATCATCCATCTGTTAATAAAATGTCAATGGATGAACTTAAGGATGCTGTTATAAAACCTGACGACATAAGAATATTTATTGTAGCTGAAATGCTAAGAAGAGGATATATAAAAGAAAAATTACAAAAAATTACAGGTATTGATAAATTTTTTATGGAAAAATTAGAATGGATTGTAAAACAAGAAGAAATACTAAAGAAAACTAAATATAAAGATTTTAAACCTGAATATTTAAGAAAATTAAAAAGAAAAGGATTTTCAGATAAGGGAATAGCTGAATTTATAAATGTTTCTGAAAAGGATATTGAAAGAAAAAGAAAAGAAAATAATATTTATCCAGTTTATAAAATGGTAGATACTTGTGCTGGAGAATTTTCAGCTGATTCATCTTACTACTATTCCACTTACGATGAATTCGATGAGGTTACAGTATCCAATAAGAAAAAAATAATTGTTATTGGTTCAGGTCCCATAAGAATTGGACAAGGAATAGAATTTGATTATTGTACAGTTCATGCTGTAAAAACTTTGAAAAAATTAGGAATTGAAAGCATTATTATTAACAACAATCCTGAAACAGTTTCAACAGATTTCTCAACAGCAGATAAACTATACTTTGAACCATTAGTAATAGAAGATGTTATGAATATAATTGAAAAAGAAAAACCTGAAGGAGTTATTCTTCAATTTGGTGGACAAACTGCAATTAAACTTGCAAAGGAATTAGCTAGTCGTAATATTAAAATATTAGGAACTTCTGCTGAAAAAATTGATGAAGCTGAAGATAGAGAAAAATTTGAAGAAATGATGGAAGAACTAGATATTAAAAGACCTAAAGGGAGAGCTGTTTGGAACATTGAAAATGGTATAAAAATTGCCAATGAAATTAACTATCCAGTATTAGTTAGACCTTCTTATGTTCTAGGAGGACAGGGTATGGAAATATGTCATGATGAATATAATCTTGTTAAATATTTAGAATCATCCTTTGATAGGGATCCTGAAAATCCTGTACTTATTGACAAATATTTAAATGGTATTGAACTTGAAGTTGATGCAATTTGTGATGGTGAAAATATAATTATTCCTGGTATTATGGAACATTTAGAAAGAGCTGGAGTACATTCTGGGGATTCAATAACTGTCTACCCTCAACAAAATCTGTATGAAGGAACTGAAGAAGAAGTTCTTAGAATTTCAAAAGAAATTTCAAAAGCTTTAGAAATAAAAGGAATGATGAATATTCAATTTATTGCCTATGAAAATGAATTATATGTTATTGAAGTTAATCCAAGATCTTCTAGAACAGTACCTTATATTTCTAAAATATCTGGTATGCCTGTAATTGAAATTGCAACAAAAATAATTTTAGGACAAACACTTGAAGAAATTGGCTATAAACCTGGAATATATAAAAAACCTAATTTAGTAGCAGTAAAGGTTCCTGTTTTCTCAACTGAAAAACTTGGGGATGTTGAAATTTCATTAGGTCCTGAAATGAGATCAACAGGGGAAGTTCTAGGAGTTGGACACACTATAGATGAAGCAATTTACAAGGGATTAATTGCAGGAAAAAGAGCTAATAAAGTATCTGGAAAAAGAATTCTTCTTACAATAAGAGATAAAGATAAAGATGAATTTTTACCAATAGCAAAAAAATTAATAGAATTAAAATGTGAATTATTAGCTACCACTGGAACAGCTAAATATCTTAATAGCCATAACATAAAAACTTCTCAAATAAATAGAATAGGAGAAAGTACTCCAAATATTTTAACTGCCATACAACATGGTAATATAGATTTAATAATTAATACACCAACTAAAGCAAATGATGCTCAAAGAGATGGATTTAAAATGAGAAGAATAGCTATTGAATATGGTGTGGAAGTTCTTACTTGTTTTGATACATTAAACGCTATTATAAAAACAGAAAAAAGACATTTTCAAGATAAAGACCTTGAAGTTTTTGATATCTCAAAAATTTAA